The window tttggaTTTTTGAACTCTAAAGAACATTTTTTTGAAGAAATAAAAATCAATACAATAACAACAATGACTAAGCTTTATCCCACTAAttgacaaaaaaaacaaaaaactggTTCAGCATTGTTCAATCAGATAGCATTCACTGATCTAGCAATGAGGGTATAAATTTGGTAACTGGAATATTTATAATTTagaaaatgaagaaaattatacgtaaaaataatatttcttcatGTACAAAGAATAAAAGTAGTTGTTCTACCTTCAAGAAATATGATTTTTGCAGCTTACAGTTCTCTGTTCATTGTCATTTCTTTGCTTTCGAGAACAGAAGGCATCGATACTTCTACCCGCTAACAGTTATGTCCAGCGCGCCATCTAGGTTGTCTTGATTCGATGCTGTGCCTGTGAGAAcactcttctcctcctccaagttCACCTTCTCCATCTTTAGCCTTGCCTCTTGACGCACAATCTCAGCCTGCAAAATGGAGTTTCTGAAATCAAATGGCTTTGGTAAGGTGACAAAGTTCCGAGGAAAAAGCTCTCTAAACTCGGTTGAGCGAATCAGTTAGTACATAAATTTCTCAAGTTGAAGAATGGTATCGTCAAATAAcaaatctattttttattatgtgcCACGAGTTTCAGCTCGAAGACAAATTTTAGTAGCCATGAATATGACTGAAAAGTGATGGTGgagaagcttcaccaaggtaCAAGTTTGAAATGCCACACAAGAGAGAAAGGTGATGGCAAATTCATCTGGATTCATTGACAAAGAAATCGAGTAATAATTCATTGGGCATATctatttatgcaaaaaaaaaaaacaaatcaaattTGCTAAACACATCTACAAGAACGCTTAAAAGAAAATCAATATTTCCTTGTATTGATTAAGCATACAGCTATCTAAGACATAAAGAAGAAAAAGTTGAATGTTGCAGAACAAGAACACCATTGTTCCGGTAAGCATAGGTGAGTACTGAACAACCATATATTATGCACGAACACAAAACTTGTATCATTGTTTAACAAACGAACacttttactaaaattaaaagaaactgCATTGATACACAATGACAAGCATCGAAGCACAAGGGTCCAACAGAAATTCCATAAATACAAAGTTAATGGCCAGCTAAACAAATTGCTCATATTAAGTGgttttttgaacctcaaaatttCCCCTATTCTACCTTAGATGCAAAAAACAAATTTGAGAAAtaacaagagaagaagaaaaacaacaaAATGATGATAAGTTGGGAGCAAACTGTGATAACTTTCAGAGCCTTTGTTATCTGAAACATAGAAGAATCCTATTTACAGTATCTACAATGTTAAAAAGAAGAGTAATGTACTACTCATTTTGATGGATAACAAAACAATGTTCACAATGTAAAATTGATTAGAACAAACCTCATAATTAACATACTCGGAGCAACCTCCGATTAAATTTATAGATCAGCACTTGCTATATCAACATCTTTTTTTTCATAGCACAAGACATCCAGAGTTTTTCAAGCGCTAGATAAACTACGCATTTATGATTTTCTACAAGGACGCATACAATCTATATCAAGCATCTCAAAAGAAGCATAACAAATCGAAAAGGACTACATTTCTAATCAGAAACCAAGATGACCAAGTGCATCATCGCAATAAGAAACCAGGTAAACAAAAAAGAATTCTTTGACCTCGTAGATGGGAGAAAAAAAGAGGGAGCTTCATTTTCTTACAGCAAAGAGTGAATATTACCTCTCGCCGGGATAGTTCCAGCTTTCCAGCGGCCTCCCTCTCGGCGACCTCGCGCTCCGGCTCCTCGATGTAGCTCTGCATGTCCCTCTCCTTCATGATCCAATCCAACGCCTCCTTGAGCTCCTTGACGAACTTATCCACCACCGCCTTTTTCCGCATAGACATCACCGCTCCTCGGTTCAACAAGTGGGGGAAGTCTAAACATCCGAACACTACGAACGCTTCGCCTAGCTCCTCGAAGTATAGCGGAACGGCCGCCGGAGAAATAATCTTCCGGTGGAAATCGGCGGAGACGCCGCAAGTTTTCGGTTAGAGTTAGGGATTGGAGTTTGGAAATCGGCGGATAATTTCGATGAAGAGAGGCAATTAAAACAAGGTCTAAATTTAATATCACATACAGTTTTATTAGATATcatatcaataatttttttattaaatattatattaattgtttttatattgtgtcaaataaaataataatgaCAAAAAAACTAAAAAGCTGTAATCTAAACTATACTTGAATATCGAATTATAGCTATAGTATAACTTAAGTTGTGTTTGTCCCAACTATTTAAGATCGGAGAAGCACATCAATGTAATACAACATCGAAGAACACTTTTCGATAGTTGATACAACTTAAGACTAAAAAGAAGAATCAAATTGAGGCAAGAGCTGATACCTAAAGACTTAACACAAATATCAGGGATCTTTGTGGATGTCCTCCCCTCTTCACTTAATCTAAAGATTTAAGATTATCGCGACTACTTTTCTGCTACTAACGAGCAAAATGAGAAATTATTTCCAGGGTATGGTCGAGAGACCGTGCGGATTGATGTTATTGCACGCGCCAACACTCTGGTTGAGTGGGCTGCCGGAGGACTCGCTCAATGCACCACGCGACAGTGGGCTGCTGGCTCCGGTCGTCCTGCCTGCAACAAGTTTTCCGGTGGTGGAAACAGGGTCCGTGAGGTAAGCCTGTTTCGACTCTTTTTTCCCATCCGGTATAAAGCTCCCCACAACCACCTGTAGGTAGTTTAGACTAGACGAAATTAAGAAAATACTACATGATACACAGAAGTTCAATTGGTTTATGATGCTTTTAACAGACCTGAACCGGCGATGATGCCAGTAAAAGCCCTGCTACTCCCCCACCCAAAACACGCCCATCTGGACCAGCTAAGGAGACACTTAATCCACCTGTTCGACTGCGCTGCCCGCCGCTCTCCGACAGCATAAACGAACCCGACAATGATAAGATCTCGAACTTACCCTGCGAGTATAAGCATAGACGAACATGTATGAGTGTCTAGCTGAGGCCGTAGCTCTGAAATAGAATGTTGAACGGAGCAACCAGTGAACAATATAAACCTAAGCTATTATTCAGTTTATGAAATTCGTTTAGCTTTCAAAACTTAAGCAAGGAAAGAAGTACAAGCGAAGGCAAAGCTATTATCAAGAGTTACCGAATGACCTTCCTAATAAAAATGTTCCTAAATAAGTGTTTGCAAGTACTTGTCGCTTCAAACACACTACCATCATTGCGAAACTACACTAAGTAATAGATAATATGACGAAATGACAGAAGACAAAAAATCGGAAGTGCAACACCATCTGAAAGCAATAGTTTGGCGGTGAGATCTACAAACCTCGTAAGTTACATTACCACCAGACGTTGCAGGCTGACGCAGAGTTACATTAGATACAGCACCATTGGCTGAAAGAACGCAGATGGTACGGGATCCTTGCTGAGAAAATGACATAATTTTGGAAGATACATCCTATAACCAGAAATCAGATTATTGATAACCAATATATGTACAACATCCATGGTGCATAAtttatgaaatttaaaaaaaaatgaatgagaaACTCAAATACACACAATCCGTCCCTTAAGTTTAGAATAGTTATGCCAATGCGGCAAACATTGATATAAACCAATCAGTGTTAGCGCCGTAAAGTAAACTCGACATGATAAGAAAGTATTTGATTACCTCTCCTGGCATTACTGTAATAACATGAGGAGTAAATGAAGTTCCCGCTGGTCCTGTCAAACAAGTCAAATTACAAAGATATGAGTAGTAAAAACAAAATTATTGTTAACACGCTCAACGCCAATTGTGTTTTATGTATAAAAGATATTACATTGCAAGAATCTGCACAGTGCATCCAAGAATGATGTTTAATCGTTAGACACGTGTAATACTTACAAATGTGAAGCAAAAATTGGAAGCTTGTCAACAAGATAATATATCGACTAAAAGTATCAACTCAGCAAAATATTCAGAATGACACTATCAAAAGACATCTGGCTAACAAAGCAATTGAGTCACAAGAAACAAGTATCAATGCATTATATTATTGTTGGACCAAAGAAAAATGAAGCCATGTACAATATTACATGACACAATCAAGGATTTTAGCTGTATTTTTACAATGTTGCATTTTAATTGTTTTTGAATTACTCAAACCACAATAAAACATGCACCAAATGTAAATCTCTATAACCAGCAACCTTAGTTTATACCTTCCATAGAGTAAACCAACCTATAGGAGGAATAAGATACCAAGCAACAGAAACCGTGTGACTTAGGTTTCTAAGAACATGGCAAGAAGAGCATAACTCCACCGAAGCATCGGTGTCATTTCACTGCTTCATAAAATTGATAATTGTTAAGCAAGCAAAGGGATTTACCAAGAGCACTCATCTTTGGCTTATTGGTAGAACCAGGCGGCCGACCACGTTTCTTTGCACCATTGGTCGAGCTTGAAGGTGCTGTGTTGCCCATCCCAGATGGAGACAATGGACCAGCCATCGATAAAGGGGTCAAGGCAAGGCCATCAGGACCATACTTCCTGGGTCGCCCTCGCTTCCTTTTGATGGGTTCTCCCATGCTCATGTTCATGTTCAAGCTGTGGGCTGTTAGGGCTGCAGAGCCAGCGTCCGCAGCTCCAGGActtcctcctcctccacctcctccttgATAAGTAGGAGGAGGTTGAGGAGCAGCAGGAGGTGAACTGCTTACTGGCTTGTAAATTGCCGTGCCATCGGCCGTGTAGGCTAATCGCACGCTCTGCATCGACGGGACCGGCTGTAGACTGATGTTGAAGGGGGATTCTCTACTCGCCATGATCCAATCCGGCCTCACTTCCATGCAAGGAAGAGAGCTCGAAACACACTACCTACCAAAATAATAACTCTTCAGCGACAGAAACAGCAACCAAAAATTCCAACTGAGCTACTCTTCAGATGAAGATCTAAGTCGAGAACCTCCACTGAAATGAAGAAATTTTGAATCTTTAGACCCTCAAAGGGCTGCAAATTTAGCAACTTCCAGGAAGAAGGACGAGAATTAAACAGGAAATCAGCCGAAAGATGCATCTCTTTTACACTGAAACCCTACTCGACCACGCAACTCAATCACTGCCGCAAAACAATTCCTAAACCCAAAACCCTAGGGACCAAAATTTGATCTCTTTTATCTCGAACAAGTTAACAAGCTGCAACAATCAAACGCAAAATGAAAACCGCACCCGAAGAGAATATAAACCCTAATACAATTTCCAGATCGAGAAGGGAAAGGGTAAACCGAAAATCAAGGCCGAGTAAATAAACTAGAAAAAAAATTGCACTCCCATCGCCAAATCATGCTCAAAATTTCTTTTTCCCATCATAAATACTCTGAAAAACATGATTTTGACAGATAATTTCTGGAAATGAGAGAATAAACCGAAAAAAATATCGATTTtggttggaaaaaaaataaagtaatgaCCTGGTAATCCTCTAGAGCTGAAACACCAAAAAAAAATTTCGCACCAAGCACGAGaggaataaattggagaaaattaTTCGCCCCTTTAATAATTTCCCGAAACCCTTTCTCTCTCTGGAATTCGACCTTTTTCACACCCGAAAAAACAAGAAAATAAAGCCGCCGAAATTGCTCGGTGGCAAAATAATCTATCAATTAAACCTAATCGTCGTCCTAATCAGGAATTATTTCCAAATACGACCTTTAATATTTGCAAATACCCGAATTAACCCTTACGCTCTAAAATCTTTAaattagataattattattttaaaaatatagtttaagtgattataatatttttttaaaaaataatgacaAAAAAAACGAATTATTTTAATCCATCATTTTcacaaatgaaatctaatctcaTTAAGAAATCGAAGGGTTTGATTTGTGATTCCTTAATATAAGGGGCCTATTTGTAACTGCTCATTGATATTATATCTACGAACGGGATTTGTTAATGTATCAAGATTTGTACTAAAAAGCTTGATGTGATAGGCTTCATCCAATAATTCATCACTTATCCACTTGTTTGTTAAAATATACTTTCTCTCCTTTTtgcttaaataataataaaacaagagcCCTTTTGCAATTCTTATTTATTTTACTTAAGATAACAACAAGacaatgataatttaaatttattttttttccttcaattAATGACACTAtttaatttatttcaataatttttttcttaaattataaataaataattttaaataagccCAAATTAGTATCTATTAGATTgcgtaaacaaaaataaaaaatcaatcaaataaatattatatatatgtatatatataatacaaTCTTAAGGAaaacaatttttaatttatttcaaaGAAGTAAATTGTAATCTAAGAAAATATGAAATTCTTTCTTAAGAAGTAATTTATTTCTATGAAGTAAATTGTAATCTaagaaaaggatggaaaatagggtaaaatattttttccttccCTTTCTAATTAGCAAAAAAATAGGAGATTGTTGtttatacttttatttttttcaacaatgaatgaataattataattatttaattttagaaaacaTGTGAAAATATTATCTTGAATTTATTTGGAAGAAAgcaaactaataataataatataaaaaaatgagTTGGGGTCAAAAGTTACTAAAAAACATATTCCCACATGTGATCTTCTTTCTATTTCAGTTAAAAAACCTCGGACAACtcaactttaaaataaaaaaaacctaagttaattcggtaaattttaatattaattttatataaattttttttaaataaattcaattaaatggatgttaattgaaataactatttttaatttgatttgattaattcaattttaattataattatttgatTTTAGAAAACATGTGAAAATATTATCTTGAATTTATTTGGAAGAAAACAAacttctaataataataataatataaaaaagtgAGTTAGGTCAAAAGTTAGTAAAAAAACAAATTTACACATGTGATCTTCTTTCTATTTCAGTTCAAAACCTTGGACAActcaactttttattttttttgcttttctttttttcattaaaaaaataaaaaaaagcatAAGTTAACTCCataaattttaatgttaattttctatattttttaaataaattcaattaattgaATGTTAACCGAaataactatttttaaatttaatttgattaattcaattttaataaaattttgattcgATTCTATTAACAAATATTAAATCAGTTTTTAAGTCGGTTCATTTATGAACCGAATTAATAAAATACTCACCGACGATAAATATGGCatactaataaataaataataggatctttaaattttaatagagataaatattttaataaactaTACTTCGATTTCatcttataaataaattaaagataTAACTGCCCatctacaaataaaaataaaaagacatgatatttttttcatgagcgtttattttcctttttaaaaataaataaataaatttcaatttacactttttttatttttttttatatttcagaAATTAAAGTCTTTAAAAGTTTCTT is drawn from Zingiber officinale cultivar Zhangliang chromosome 1B, Zo_v1.1, whole genome shotgun sequence and contains these coding sequences:
- the LOC121974397 gene encoding AT-hook motif nuclear-localized protein 10-like isoform X2, producing the protein MHLSADFLFNSRPSSWKLLNLQPFEGLKIQNFFISVECVSSSLPCMEVRPDWIMASRESPFNISLQPVPSMQSVRLAYTADGTAIYKPVSSSPPAAPQPPPTYQGGGGGGGSPGAADAGSAALTAHSLNMNMSMGEPIKRKRGRPRKYGPDGLALTPLSMAGPLSPSGMGNTAPSSSTNGAKKRGRPPGSTNKPKMSALGPAGTSFTPHVITVMPGEQGSRTICVLSANGAVSNVTLRQPATSGGNVTYEGKFEILSLSGSFMLSESGGQRSRTGGLSVSLAGPDGRVLGGGVAGLLLASSPVQVVVGSFIPDGKKESKQAYLTDPVSTTGKLVAGRTTGASSPLSRGALSESSGSPLNQSVGACNNINPHGLSTIPWK
- the LOC121974397 gene encoding AT-hook motif nuclear-localized protein 10-like isoform X1, whose protein sequence is MHLSADFLFNSRPSSWKLLNLQPFEGLKIQNFFISVECVSSSLPCMEVRPDWIMASRESPFNISLQPVPSMQSVRLAYTADGTAIYKPVSSSPPAAPQPPPTYQGGGGGGGSPGAADAGSAALTAHSLNMNMSMGEPIKRKRGRPRKYGPDGLALTPLSMAGPLSPSGMGNTAPSSSTNGAKKRGRPPGSTNKPKMSALGPAGTSFTPHVITVMPGEDVSSKIMSFSQQGSRTICVLSANGAVSNVTLRQPATSGGNVTYEGKFEILSLSGSFMLSESGGQRSRTGGLSVSLAGPDGRVLGGGVAGLLLASSPVQVVVGSFIPDGKKESKQAYLTDPVSTTGKLVAGRTTGASSPLSRGALSESSGSPLNQSVGACNNINPHGLSTIPWK
- the LOC121974428 gene encoding uncharacterized protein LOC121974428, giving the protein MSMRKKAVVDKFVKELKEALDWIMKERDMQSYIEEPEREVAEREAAGKLELSRREAEIVRQEARLKMEKVNLEEEKSVLTGTASNQDNLDGALDITVSG
- the LOC121974397 gene encoding AT-hook motif nuclear-localized protein 10-like isoform X3, translated to MEVRPDWIMASRESPFNISLQPVPSMQSVRLAYTADGTAIYKPVSSSPPAAPQPPPTYQGGGGGGGSPGAADAGSAALTAHSLNMNMSMGEPIKRKRGRPRKYGPDGLALTPLSMAGPLSPSGMGNTAPSSSTNGAKKRGRPPGSTNKPKMSALGPAGTSFTPHVITVMPGEDVSSKIMSFSQQGSRTICVLSANGAVSNVTLRQPATSGGNVTYEGKFEILSLSGSFMLSESGGQRSRTGGLSVSLAGPDGRVLGGGVAGLLLASSPVQVVVGSFIPDGKKESKQAYLTDPVSTTGKLVAGRTTGASSPLSRGALSESSGSPLNQSVGACNNINPHGLSTIPWK